A window of Staphylococcus sp. 17KM0847 contains these coding sequences:
- a CDS encoding phosphate--AMP phosphotransferase — protein MNKKIEALQLKVAALTRKTNELGIPIMILFEGVPASGKTRLANELLLTLDAKYTHFIATKTPSEEDLRYQFLQKFWDTLPSKGDINIYFRSWYAQYIDYKVHEIKQDVLKDYECLHTDIQAFETMLTANNHEIIKFYININEEKRQEHIAEMKNNPLMKWKAQEYEQVIPLQVYQDAFVTLLDKEWEVIDYTERVAAIEHMYHHLILRLEKAIKAYERRPNKTDGVFTRGFETKMFAPLDQKIKKRTYDEVITQLQARLCELQFALYERKIPLILVYEGMDAAGKGGNIKRVRELLDPTGYEVNTTSAPTDVELNHHYLWRFARMMPKSGHISIFDRSWYGRVLVERVEGFATKDEWTRAYDEINAFEKMWTHDGAIVLKFFLSLDKDEQLRRFQDRQEDPNKQWKITQEDWRNREKWDLYLEASHDMVVKTDTIHAPWLIVPADHKKTARIQVLKYIIRKCEEKLWGVKQY, from the coding sequence ATGAATAAGAAAATAGAAGCTTTACAACTAAAAGTCGCTGCATTGACACGTAAAACTAACGAACTTGGTATTCCAATAATGATTCTTTTTGAGGGCGTACCCGCATCAGGTAAGACAAGATTGGCCAATGAATTATTGTTAACATTAGATGCGAAATATACACACTTCATTGCAACAAAAACACCATCTGAAGAAGATTTACGTTATCAATTTTTACAAAAATTTTGGGATACTTTGCCATCTAAAGGAGATATTAACATTTACTTTCGGAGTTGGTATGCACAATATATTGATTATAAGGTTCATGAGATTAAGCAAGATGTGCTTAAAGATTATGAGTGTTTACATACCGATATTCAGGCGTTTGAAACGATGTTAACAGCCAATAATCATGAAATCATTAAATTTTATATCAATATTAATGAAGAAAAAAGGCAAGAGCATATTGCAGAAATGAAAAATAATCCGTTAATGAAATGGAAAGCACAAGAATATGAACAAGTCATTCCATTACAAGTTTATCAGGATGCTTTTGTTACTTTATTAGACAAAGAATGGGAAGTTATTGACTATACAGAGCGTGTAGCAGCAATTGAGCATATGTATCATCATTTGATTTTACGTTTGGAAAAGGCGATTAAAGCGTATGAACGACGTCCAAATAAGACAGATGGTGTTTTTACAAGAGGGTTTGAAACAAAGATGTTTGCGCCACTAGATCAAAAGATTAAAAAAAGAACGTATGATGAAGTCATTACACAATTACAAGCACGTTTATGTGAATTGCAATTTGCTTTGTATGAGCGGAAAATACCACTTATTTTGGTCTATGAAGGGATGGACGCAGCAGGAAAAGGTGGGAATATTAAACGTGTACGTGAATTATTAGATCCAACAGGCTATGAAGTCAACACAACGAGTGCACCAACAGATGTAGAGCTGAATCATCATTATTTATGGCGTTTTGCAAGAATGATGCCCAAAAGTGGTCATATCAGTATATTTGATCGGAGTTGGTACGGTCGAGTACTTGTTGAGCGTGTAGAAGGCTTTGCAACCAAAGATGAATGGACACGAGCATATGATGAAATCAATGCCTTTGAAAAGATGTGGACGCATGATGGTGCTATTGTATTGAAATTTTTCTTGTCACTGGATAAAGACGAACAATTAAGACGATTTCAAGACCGACAAGAAGATCCGAATAAGCAGTGGAAGATTACACAAGAAGATTGGCGTAATCGTGAAAAATGGGATTTATATTTAGAAGCGAGTCACGATATGGTTGTTAAAACAGATACAATTCATGCACCTTGGCTAATCGTCCCCGCAGATCATAAAAAAACAGCACGTATACAAGTGTTGAAATATATTATTCGAAAATGTGAAGAGAAGCTATGGGGTGTTAAGCAGTATTAA
- a CDS encoding transglycosylase SLT domain-containing protein produces MKKTLLASSLALAIGATGVATYTTDAHAAEEQINKAELAQLALNNDSSLNEHALHEGAYDYKFTLDGVNFHFWSDGVYFGWEYNAGGATQATATQTSMAQPTEINDVNTVAMTQSESNDATSIQTQQQSYSEAPATQSAPSYNYNTAQTSTSSASAGSVRLSNGNTAGSIGSRAAQEMASRTGVPASTWEHIIARESNGQLNAYNPSGASGLFQTMPGWGATNTYEQQIAAATKAYNSQGLSAWGM; encoded by the coding sequence ATGAAAAAAACATTATTAGCTTCATCATTAGCCTTAGCAATCGGAGCAACTGGTGTTGCTACATATACAACAGATGCACATGCAGCTGAAGAACAAATTAACAAAGCAGAATTAGCGCAATTAGCTTTAAATAACGATTCATCATTAAATGAACATGCACTTCATGAAGGTGCATACGATTATAAATTTACATTAGATGGCGTAAACTTCCACTTCTGGTCAGATGGCGTTTACTTTGGTTGGGAATATAATGCTGGTGGCGCAACTCAAGCTACTGCTACTCAAACTTCAATGGCGCAGCCAACTGAAATCAATGATGTAAACACTGTTGCGATGACACAATCAGAATCAAATGATGCAACAAGTATCCAAACGCAACAACAATCTTACTCAGAAGCACCAGCAACACAATCAGCGCCATCATACAACTATAACACTGCTCAAACTTCAACAAGTAGTGCAAGCGCTGGTAGTGTAAGATTATCAAATGGTAACACTGCTGGTTCAATCGGTTCACGCGCTGCTCAAGAGATGGCTTCTCGTACTGGTGTACCTGCATCAACTTGGGAGCATATTATTGCACGTGAATCAAATGGTCAATTAAATGCATATAACCCATCAGGTGCATCTGGTTTATTCCAAACAATGCCAGGTTGGGGTGCAACAAACACTTATGAACAACAAATTGCTGCTGCTACAAAAGCATACAACAGCCAAGGTTTAAGTGC